One Candidatus Niyogibacteria bacterium genomic region harbors:
- a CDS encoding trypsin-like peptidase domain-containing protein, with the protein MNKRFSVVLASLLVISGCTGARSTTTPTSSPPLLFMHDGQYDYNTFLVNPRRMNLTRIIESLYSLRTEVKFRGEEGKVLNRSLRGTGIALFGKYLLTVEHVVSVENAAITTPLGEVALRATKVDERTYLEHGGRSYALERLVADKNVDVALFRIPAELRLKSFPYRIGNSDDLQVGNFVYLIGNPMNFGVNVREGIVSSLRAPQAVSLVNSVARNAFMVSNGLNPGDSGAPVIAIRDGDYELVGLSQGSFTKAQRLGWVIMMEVIKNRLAQQGFRLQ; encoded by the coding sequence ATGAACAAACGGTTTTCGGTTGTTTTGGCGTCTCTATTGGTGATTTCGGGGTGCACAGGCGCCCGGAGTACAACCACACCGACCTCGTCCCCGCCGTTGCTCTTCATGCACGACGGGCAGTATGACTACAATACCTTCCTGGTCAATCCGCGGCGTATGAACCTGACCCGGATCATCGAGTCCCTGTATTCTCTCCGCACAGAGGTGAAGTTCCGGGGGGAGGAAGGGAAAGTCCTGAATCGGAGCCTGAGGGGAACAGGCATTGCGCTATTCGGGAAGTATCTGCTGACGGTGGAGCATGTCGTTTCCGTCGAGAACGCGGCCATCACCACGCCATTAGGCGAGGTGGCGTTGCGGGCCACGAAAGTGGACGAGCGGACCTACCTGGAGCACGGGGGCCGGAGTTATGCGCTCGAGCGGCTGGTGGCCGATAAGAACGTGGACGTGGCCCTTTTCCGCATTCCCGCGGAGCTCCGCCTGAAGTCTTTCCCGTATCGCATCGGGAACAGTGACGACCTCCAAGTGGGGAATTTCGTCTATCTCATCGGAAACCCCATGAATTTCGGGGTCAACGTCCGTGAGGGAATCGTGAGTTCGCTGAGGGCGCCACAGGCCGTCTCCCTGGTGAACTCTGTCGCCCGGAATGCCTTCATGGTCTCAAATGGCCTCAACCCCGGCGACAGCGGGGCGCCGGTCATCGCCATTCGGGACGGCGACTACGAGCTGGTGGGACTCTCCCAAGGTTCGTTCACAAAAGCCCAAAGGCTAGGCTGGGTTATCATGATGGAGGTAATAAAAAATCGGTTGGCCCAGCAAGGTTTTCGGTTGCAATGA
- a CDS encoding YraN family protein, whose amino-acid sequence MPSEKRKIGDVGEKYCVKHLVKHGFKILDRNYLRKWGEIDIVAQKGSIIHFFEVKTVSHETIPNSVRDWEEYEPEDNVHPWKLKRLSRAIQTYLIEKNIDDDIEWQVNIVAVFLDFGAKRVKIRITNDIGL is encoded by the coding sequence ATGCCATCTGAAAAAAGAAAAATCGGAGATGTTGGAGAAAAATATTGTGTGAAACATCTTGTGAAACACGGATTTAAGATTTTAGATAGAAATTATTTAAGAAAATGGGGAGAAATAGATATTGTAGCCCAAAAAGGTTCTATTATTCATTTTTTTGAAGTTAAGACTGTTTCACATGAAACCATTCCGAACTCGGTTCGGGATTGGGAAGAATATGAACCTGAAGATAATGTTCACCCCTGGAAGTTAAAAAGACTTTCCCGAGCTATCCAGACATATTTAATAGAAAAAAATATAGACGATGATATTGAATGGCAAGTTAATATCGTGGCCGTCTTTCTTGATTTTGGGGCTAAAAGGGTTAAAATTAGGATTACAAATGACATAGGACTTTAA